A region from the Drosophila ananassae strain 14024-0371.13 chromosome 2L, ASM1763931v2, whole genome shotgun sequence genome encodes:
- the LOC6501617 gene encoding uncharacterized protein LOC6501617 isoform X2, with amino-acid sequence MSRNQLPDSSSSPPISHLPFHNFDDDLINDLPSCIYAGQHQGGSAPGGGSGGGNTNSGLRLSSSNLRHMQQHYLQHSGENLLDSSTNPMGVHNSGGGGAPLICNSPSASSSGGGGGNGGAGTPGGVGSNPGYGPVGGASAASSYKMQRQAANVRERKRIQSSINSAFDELRVHVPTFPYEKRLSKIDTLRLAIAYISLLREVLQTDYDPLTYVEKCLRGEIKADRANWNTSDLTARLSWINWENLGVHPGRRTLLTSLALSSEPMCGAHCGMP; translated from the exons ATGTCGCGAAATCAACTGCCAGACTCATCTTCGTCACCGCCCATAAG tcaCTTGCCCTTTCACAACTTTGACGATGACCTTATAAACGATCTGCCCTCCTGCATATATGCGGGTCAGCATCAGGGAGGCAGTGCTCCCGGAGGAGGTTCCGGCGGAGGAAATACCAACTCCGGACTACGGCTCAGCTCAAGCAATCTACGGCACATGCAACAACATTATCTGCAACACAGTGGAG AAAACCTTCTTGATTCTTCCACCAACCCTATGGGGGTGCACAATTCTGGCGGTGGAGGTGCTCCCCTTATTTGCAATAGTCCCAGTGCCAGCAGCAGTGGGGGAGGCGGCGGCAACGGAGGTGCTGGGACACCCGGCGGAGTCGGCTCTAATCCTGGATATGGTCCTGTGGGGGGAGCCAGTGCAGCCTCGAGCTACAAAATGCAGCGACAAGCGGCCAATGTGCGGGAGAGGAAACGCATCCAGAG TAGCATTAATTCCGCCTTTGATGAGCTGAGGGTGCATGTGCCCACTTTTCCGTACGAGAAGCGTCTGAGTAAGATCGACACTCTGCGTCTGGCCATAGCCTACATATCCTTGCTGAGGGAAGTGCTCCAAACCGACTATGATCCTCTCACTTACGTGGAGAAGTGTCTGCGGGGAGAGATCAAAGCAGATCGCGCCAATTGGAACACAAGTG ATCTCACCGCTCGCTTGTCCTGGATCAACTGGGAGAACTTGGGCGTGCATCCAGGCCGAAGGACATTGCTCACCTCGCTGGCTCTGTCATCAGAGCCCATGTGTGGAGCCCACTGCGGAATGCCATAG
- the LOC6501617 gene encoding uncharacterized protein LOC6501617 isoform X1, with translation MSRNQLPDSSSSPPISHLPFHNFDDDLINDLPSCIYAGQHQGGSAPGGGSGGGNTNSGLRLSSSNLRHMQQHYLQHSGENLLDSSTNPMGVHNSGGGGAPLICNSPSASSSGGGGGNGGAGTPGGVGSNPGYGPVGGASAASSYKMQRQAANVRERKRIQRSAPTGSINSAFDELRVHVPTFPYEKRLSKIDTLRLAIAYISLLREVLQTDYDPLTYVEKCLRGEIKADRANWNTSDLTARLSWINWENLGVHPGRRTLLTSLALSSEPMCGAHCGMP, from the exons ATGTCGCGAAATCAACTGCCAGACTCATCTTCGTCACCGCCCATAAG tcaCTTGCCCTTTCACAACTTTGACGATGACCTTATAAACGATCTGCCCTCCTGCATATATGCGGGTCAGCATCAGGGAGGCAGTGCTCCCGGAGGAGGTTCCGGCGGAGGAAATACCAACTCCGGACTACGGCTCAGCTCAAGCAATCTACGGCACATGCAACAACATTATCTGCAACACAGTGGAG AAAACCTTCTTGATTCTTCCACCAACCCTATGGGGGTGCACAATTCTGGCGGTGGAGGTGCTCCCCTTATTTGCAATAGTCCCAGTGCCAGCAGCAGTGGGGGAGGCGGCGGCAACGGAGGTGCTGGGACACCCGGCGGAGTCGGCTCTAATCCTGGATATGGTCCTGTGGGGGGAGCCAGTGCAGCCTCGAGCTACAAAATGCAGCGACAAGCGGCCAATGTGCGGGAGAGGAAACGCATCCAGAGGTCCGCACCAACTGG TAGCATTAATTCCGCCTTTGATGAGCTGAGGGTGCATGTGCCCACTTTTCCGTACGAGAAGCGTCTGAGTAAGATCGACACTCTGCGTCTGGCCATAGCCTACATATCCTTGCTGAGGGAAGTGCTCCAAACCGACTATGATCCTCTCACTTACGTGGAGAAGTGTCTGCGGGGAGAGATCAAAGCAGATCGCGCCAATTGGAACACAAGTG ATCTCACCGCTCGCTTGTCCTGGATCAACTGGGAGAACTTGGGCGTGCATCCAGGCCGAAGGACATTGCTCACCTCGCTGGCTCTGTCATCAGAGCCCATGTGTGGAGCCCACTGCGGAATGCCATAG
- the LOC6498954 gene encoding growth hormone-regulated TBC protein 1 yields MDATTSSKFSDVDEYGFKRGEHFDYKNYSKFMEGYLKTLTRRRIKWEVILQQNHDLSQPDAKLKRYIRKGIPGPYRPDVWMKISGAAAAQRRSPDLYRTLLNDEPYNKEISDSISIDLPRTFPDNIHFDAKKQRLYNILIAYAHHNRDVGYCQGLNYIAGLLLIVTDDEEKSFWLLKHIVENIVPQYHSHNMANLLRDLAVFRELVIRRIPAVNRHVENLGLPYPVIASKWFICIFAEVLPVETVLRIWDCVFAEGYKIVFRAALAMFVTHKNAILGCDDIAALANLFRDTMIQDSVVTNCHGFVESMFALRLKRSELESLRQVAVLNPN; encoded by the exons ATGGATGCTACCACAAGTTCAAAGTTCAG CGATGTGGACGAGTATGGCTTTAAGCGCGGCGAACACTTCGACTACAAGAACTACTCCAAGTTCATGGAGGGTTACCTGAAGACGCTAACACGACGCCGCATAAAATGGGAGGTCATACTGCAACAAAACCACGATCTCAGCCAGCCGGATGCCAAACTGAAGAGGTACATCCGGAAAGGTATACCCGGTCCCTACCGTCCCGACGTCTGGATGAAAATATCCGGCGCCGCCGCCGCCCAGCGCCGTTCCCCGGATCTCTACCGCACCTTGCTAAACGACGAGCCGTATAACAAGGAAATCAGCGATTCCATATCAATCGATCTACCTCGTACCTTCCCTGACAATATCCACTTCGACGCGAAAAAGCAACGCCTATACAACATCCTCATCGCCTACGCCCACCACAACCGGGATGTGGGCTACTGCCAAGGCCTCAACTATATCGCCGGTCTCCTCCTTATCGTCACAGACGATGAGGAGAAATCTTTTTGGCTGCTCAAGCACATCGTGGAGAACATTGTGCCGCAGTACCACTCGCACAACATGGCCAATCTGCTAAGGGATCTTGCAGTGTTTCGGGAACTAGTCATCCGCCGAATTCCGGCCGTTAATCGTCACGTGGAGAACTTGG GTCTTCCCTATCCGGTGATTGCTAGCAAGTGGTTCATCTGCATCTTTGCTGAGGTGCTTCCCGTGGAGACGGTGCTGCGCATCTGGGACTGCGTCTTTGCGGAGGGCTATAAGATCGTTTTCCGTGCCGCTCTGGCCATGTTCGTCACCCACAAGAACGCGATATTGGGATGCGATGACATTGCTGCTCTGGCTAATTTATTCCGGGACACTATGATTCAGGACAGCGTTGTGACCAACTGTCATGGTTTTGTGGAGTCAATGTTTGCGTTACGCCTGAAACGCAGCGAGCTGGAGAGCCTGCGCCAGGTGGCCGTTCTGAATCCAAATTAA
- the LOC6501618 gene encoding MICOS complex subunit Mic27 gives MLRATATMGFMAAAVVKAAPEPPKQDCSLVCRPSELPIYGSLRKTQPKVDRHRSETQDSALHRNLESGVRYVREELQSGYNSVAGHAGVVGQYWETAKEHTRHTIDTLNEPQNSLHRSGAIVVGGLAGFIFAARGGFIKKVIYTGIGAGAVASLCYPRQAEENCRVVLYEGRKIFAVAYNFVKGVKPGEEAIDPIQKFPTSLEDLKYLATDLYEEAKDLVFPKKK, from the exons ATGCTGCGCGCGACGGCGACGATGGGATTTATGGCGGCCGCGGTTGTGAAAGCGGCGCCGGAGCCCCCCAAACAGGATTGCAGCCTCGTCTGCCGGCCCAGTGAGCTGCCCATCTATGGCAGCCTACGCAAGACACA ACCGAAAGTGGACCGTCATCGCTCGGAGACTCAGGACTCGGCACTGCATCGCAATCTGGAGAGCGGAGTGCGATATGTGCGGGAGGAGCTGCAATCCGGATACAACTCAGTCGCTGGGCATGCCGGCGTCGTGGGCCAGTACTGGGAGACGGCTAAGGAGCACACTCGTCACACCATCGACACACTGAATGAACCACAAAACTCCCTTCATCGCAGCGGTGCTATCGTGGTGGGTGGTCTGGCTGGTTTCATTTTCGCCGCACGCGGTGGCTTCATCAAAAAGGTGATCTATACCGGCATTGGTGCTGGCGCGGTTGCCTCTCTCTGCTACCCCCGTCAGGCTGAGGAGAACTGCCGTGTGGTCCTCTACGAGGGTCGCAAAATTTTCGCCGTAGCCTACAACTTTGTCAAGGGCGTAAAACCCGGCGAGGAGGCTATCGATCCCATTCAAAAGTTCCCCACTTCGCTGGAAGACCTCAAATATTTGGCCACCGACCTCTACGAGGAAGCCAAAGACCTAGTCTTCCCCAAGAAGAAGTGA